In Paenibacillus hexagrammi, the following are encoded in one genomic region:
- a CDS encoding PadR family transcriptional regulator, giving the protein MSENKITSDLLRGHTDTMILRLLSEADRYGYEIVKLIAERSGGEYELKEATMYSSFRRLEAEGDIEWYWGDESQGGRRKYFRITERGKDTYARNKSNWEYAKRVLENLL; this is encoded by the coding sequence ATGAGCGAGAACAAGATCACATCCGACCTGCTTCGCGGACATACGGATACGATGATTTTAAGGCTTTTGTCCGAGGCTGATCGATACGGCTATGAGATTGTCAAGCTGATCGCTGAGCGTTCGGGTGGCGAATATGAGCTCAAGGAAGCCACGATGTATTCCAGCTTCCGGAGGCTCGAAGCAGAAGGTGATATCGAATGGTATTGGGGCGATGAATCACAGGGCGGACGACGCAAATATTTTAGGATTACCGAAAGGGGCAAGGATACATACGCCCGTAACAAAAGCAATTGGGAGTATGCAAAGCGTGTACTAGAAAATTTATTATAA
- a CDS encoding pentapeptide repeat-containing protein produces MNSKLTNYLNGVFTPYDGVKSVTELKADLHSDLQERYRELIDAGKDDETAFKLTIESIGDIEQTILEVANLSRSLERQVVTNFSASNLVKSDFAGVTAHKGQFNGSALHGSDFSGADLTGSSFKASDVRDANFDGANLTDCSFSALDLSHASFTKTILVRTNFSKSGLDGAKFTGVKLTDVTLTMTDLRKTAFEGCLFDGVDFTYSDLRGLCLDGQTFIGVKFDKAALNDVSFKGATFKNVSFQAGFTISKKYYRAIKSICFDGATMDKLTFALLKGMEANLTKVTVM; encoded by the coding sequence ATGAATTCCAAATTGACGAACTATTTGAACGGTGTTTTTACGCCATATGATGGGGTGAAAAGCGTTACTGAGCTAAAGGCCGATCTGCACTCCGATTTGCAGGAGCGGTATCGTGAGCTAATAGATGCGGGGAAAGATGATGAAACAGCGTTTAAGTTGACGATTGAAAGCATCGGCGACATCGAGCAAACGATTCTGGAAGTCGCCAATCTTTCCCGCTCATTGGAACGTCAAGTAGTGACGAACTTTAGCGCAAGCAACCTGGTGAAAAGCGACTTTGCAGGCGTTACGGCCCATAAAGGACAGTTTAATGGCAGCGCATTGCATGGTTCCGACTTTTCGGGTGCAGATTTAACCGGTAGTTCATTTAAGGCCAGCGACGTACGTGATGCGAATTTTGACGGTGCGAATCTGACGGACTGCAGCTTCTCCGCTCTTGACCTGTCACATGCAAGCTTTACGAAGACGATCCTTGTAAGAACCAATTTCAGCAAATCGGGGCTAGACGGAGCCAAATTCACAGGAGTTAAACTGACCGACGTGACGTTAACCATGACCGATCTTAGAAAAACGGCTTTTGAAGGTTGTTTATTTGACGGGGTTGACTTTACGTACTCTGACCTGCGCGGGTTGTGTTTGGACGGACAGACGTTTATCGGTGTGAAGTTTGACAAAGCGGCATTAAACGATGTTTCGTTCAAAGGCGCAACGTTTAAAAATGTTTCTTTCCAAGCTGGATTTACAATCTCTAAGAAGTACTATCGCGCGATCAAGAGTATCTGCTTTGACGGCGCAACGATGGATAAACTGACCTTTGCTCTGCTAAAAGGCATGGAAGCCAATTTGACTAAAGTTACAGTCATGTAA
- a CDS encoding NAD(P)-binding domain-containing protein: MKISVMGTGNMGKALVKQFAANSKNSILWGSRNPEEAKQLVETLALPNTMVCTYEEAQQADILIPTFHTAILKNGQ; encoded by the coding sequence ATGAAAATTTCGGTTATGGGTACTGGCAATATGGGTAAAGCATTGGTGAAACAATTTGCTGCAAATAGTAAAAATTCGATCCTTTGGGGTTCACGAAATCCTGAGGAAGCAAAGCAACTTGTGGAGACACTCGCACTGCCGAACACTATGGTATGCACCTATGAGGAGGCGCAACAAGCCGACATCTTGATTCCTACTTTTCACACAGCCATTTTAAAAAATGGGCAATAG
- a CDS encoding MBL fold metallo-hydrolase, with translation MRIIQKDTIHQITFYNRQSLSVNCYFVEEEDSLTLVDTAVAAGSHEILQFADKIGKPITRILLTHLHHDHVGGLDALKEMLPDAIVYISGREARLMSGDYTLDPEELDTPILGIIPNNLKTRADVLLKDGDQIGSLIALSAPGHTPGSMAFFDTRNKNLIAGDTFQTEGGIAVAGQLRPLFPFLSKNTWDKQASLASALKLREYSPLLLAVGHGEMLELPCADMDRAIKEAECNLELEK, from the coding sequence ATGAGAATCATTCAAAAAGATACCATTCATCAAATCACATTTTATAATCGTCAGTCTTTATCCGTTAATTGCTATTTCGTGGAGGAGGAGGATAGTTTAACACTTGTGGATACTGCGGTGGCTGCCGGCTCGCATGAAATCCTACAGTTCGCTGATAAGATTGGCAAACCGATTACAAGGATCCTTCTAACCCATCTACATCATGATCATGTAGGAGGTCTCGATGCTCTTAAAGAAATGCTCCCTGATGCCATTGTCTATATCTCCGGCAGGGAGGCTCGCTTGATGTCAGGTGACTATACGTTAGATCCTGAAGAATTAGATACCCCCATTCTAGGGATTATACCGAATAATCTGAAGACGAGAGCCGACGTTCTTCTCAAAGACGGAGATCAGATAGGTTCGTTAATCGCTCTGTCTGCACCGGGACATACACCTGGTTCGATGGCATTTTTCGATACGCGTAATAAGAATTTGATTGCCGGCGACACTTTTCAAACAGAAGGCGGTATCGCAGTAGCCGGTCAGCTTCGGCCTTTGTTTCCTTTCCTTTCCAAAAACACCTGGGATAAACAAGCGTCGTTAGCAAGTGCGCTCAAATTACGTGAATATTCTCCTTTATTACTCGCTGTAGGGCATGGAGAAATGCTTGAACTGCCTTGTGCTGATATGGACCGTGCCATTAAAGAAGCAGAATGTAATCTTGAACTTGAAAAGTGA
- a CDS encoding cyclase family protein, with translation MKLIDLSVPISPRIREPIPAEIKYESHEAGALQAAAVLGLKQDDFPESKAWATETVTLNTHSGTHIDAPWHYWPTSEGKQARTVDELPLEWFYSDGVVLDFSTKPPGYEITTDDLKAELQRIEYTLKPYDIVLIRSDADKRLYHEHYAFLHAGVSAEATLWLLDQGIKVVGTDGWGWDIPLNLQAEAYKKQPREGVLWAAHYVGKDREYCQIEKLANLEQIPKPFGFKVCCFPIKVEKASAGWARPVAIVE, from the coding sequence ATGAAGTTAATTGACTTAAGCGTACCAATCAGCCCGCGCATCCGAGAGCCAATACCAGCGGAGATCAAGTATGAGAGCCATGAAGCTGGGGCCCTGCAAGCGGCGGCGGTACTCGGGCTTAAGCAGGACGATTTTCCGGAAAGCAAAGCATGGGCGACGGAAACGGTAACCTTAAATACGCATTCGGGAACTCATATCGATGCACCATGGCACTACTGGCCGACGTCGGAAGGGAAGCAGGCTAGAACGGTTGACGAATTGCCTCTCGAATGGTTTTATTCCGACGGAGTAGTGCTCGATTTCAGTACAAAGCCGCCGGGTTACGAGATTACGACGGATGATTTGAAGGCTGAGTTACAACGAATCGAGTATACGTTGAAGCCTTATGATATTGTTCTCATCCGGAGCGATGCGGACAAACGGCTCTATCATGAACATTATGCGTTCCTTCACGCGGGTGTGTCTGCTGAAGCTACGCTGTGGCTGCTGGATCAAGGCATCAAGGTAGTCGGTACTGACGGTTGGGGTTGGGATATTCCGCTCAATCTGCAAGCTGAAGCGTACAAAAAGCAGCCAAGGGAAGGTGTTCTGTGGGCAGCGCACTATGTCGGCAAGGACCGGGAATATTGCCAGATCGAGAAATTGGCCAATTTGGAACAAATACCGAAGCCGTTCGGCTTCAAAGTATGCTGCTTTCCAATTAAAGTGGAAAAGGCGAGTGCGGGCTGGGCGCGTCCGGTTGCAATCGTGGAATAG
- a CDS encoding ABC transporter permease: MISPRWWKLLRDIQLAKGRMAMMVLAIAVGIFGVGAILSAYTILTREISRNYLNTNPASALMELDKVSDSLVDAVRLRPEIADAEASSTIVARIEVKPNEWLPLLLFVVKDFNAMHMNTFRPESGAWPPPDGSILLEREALPLVHARVGESLRVQTPGGSNSAVTLSGLVHDPGLAPAGQEQTVYGYTTPSTLRMLGESDTLNILKIMVKDQPLNVASIEHTVSELSSWLKQQGHSVKEVRIPPPGKHPHQTQMNSILVMMFIFSLLTLLLSAILTATMIGGLLAQQVRQIGVMKAIGARSIQIAGLYLVLIVLVGIVAVVIGLPPSMTVGRYFARVVAELLNFTLYSEAIPAWVYIVQCFIGILVPLFVALIPIIKTTRITVREAIHDFGISKKNFGSRPLDAWLGKIQGLDRTLILALRNTFRRRGRLLLTLSLLAAAGGMFMTSLNVKAAWEQNLADAAADRHYDLEIRLNRLEAEDKVFSIIKSVPGVQKVETWNIVAAAANRSDHLELLKTYPDGGHGSFSIRSAPVDSKLIQLTQQSGRWLQTGDIDGVVLNHTAHALFPNINVGDPIDLTVNGGPVTLHVVGIAREIITPASAYVSPDTFAKIMGKSGQTNALRIVMNHHDANSISSITKDIEFALEKEHVSVKADISETRLDSALNGHVYILIFALIVMAVLMAFVGGLGLMSTMAINVVERTREFGIMRTIGGKSATVIRNVISEGLFIGLISWAISIVLSLPMSYFVGRLIGNLSFKLPLPLELSHVAAAIWLTIIVLGSIAASAYPAWQASRLTIRETLAHI, translated from the coding sequence ATGATTAGCCCGCGTTGGTGGAAATTGCTGCGCGATATTCAGTTGGCAAAAGGGCGAATGGCGATGATGGTGCTGGCAATTGCTGTCGGTATATTCGGCGTTGGCGCCATATTGAGCGCATACACGATTCTAACGCGTGAGATTAGCCGAAATTATCTAAATACGAACCCGGCTTCCGCTCTTATGGAATTGGATAAAGTTAGTGATTCATTGGTGGATGCGGTTAGACTTCGTCCTGAAATCGCAGATGCGGAAGCAAGTTCTACGATTGTAGCGAGAATTGAGGTCAAACCTAACGAGTGGCTGCCACTGCTGCTGTTCGTCGTAAAAGATTTTAATGCGATGCACATGAATACATTTCGGCCTGAAAGTGGCGCCTGGCCTCCGCCGGATGGGTCCATTTTATTGGAACGGGAAGCGTTGCCGCTTGTGCATGCCAGGGTAGGTGAATCACTGAGAGTTCAAACACCTGGTGGTTCCAACAGTGCCGTTACCCTATCTGGACTTGTCCATGACCCAGGCTTAGCCCCTGCCGGACAGGAACAAACCGTGTATGGCTATACGACCCCTTCAACGTTGCGTATGTTAGGAGAAAGCGACACATTAAACATTCTAAAAATCATGGTGAAGGATCAGCCGCTCAATGTGGCATCGATCGAACATACAGTCAGCGAACTATCCAGTTGGTTGAAACAACAAGGTCATTCGGTAAAAGAGGTGCGCATACCTCCGCCTGGCAAACATCCGCATCAGACTCAAATGAATTCCATTCTAGTCATGATGTTCATCTTCAGTTTACTGACACTCCTGCTAAGTGCCATCCTGACTGCAACCATGATCGGCGGATTACTGGCCCAACAGGTCCGGCAAATTGGTGTGATGAAAGCGATTGGCGCACGATCGATCCAAATAGCTGGCCTATATCTTGTTCTGATTGTACTGGTTGGCATCGTGGCGGTTGTGATTGGCTTGCCGCCAAGTATGACGGTAGGACGTTATTTTGCGAGAGTGGTGGCTGAGCTGCTGAATTTCACTTTATATAGTGAGGCAATTCCTGCTTGGGTTTACATCGTTCAGTGCTTCATTGGAATTCTCGTTCCACTTTTCGTCGCCCTTATCCCGATTATAAAAACCACACGAATCACCGTTCGTGAAGCGATCCATGATTTCGGCATAAGCAAGAAGAACTTCGGCTCTCGCCCGTTAGATGCATGGCTCGGTAAGATACAGGGGTTGGATCGCACCTTGATATTGGCTTTGCGCAACACATTTCGGCGCAGAGGCCGTTTACTGCTCACGCTTAGCTTACTAGCTGCCGCTGGTGGAATGTTCATGACGAGCTTAAATGTAAAAGCAGCATGGGAACAAAATCTCGCTGATGCAGCAGCTGATCGGCATTACGATCTTGAAATTCGTCTGAATCGTCTCGAAGCGGAAGATAAGGTCTTCTCTATCATCAAAAGTGTTCCTGGAGTTCAAAAAGTGGAGACATGGAATATAGTGGCTGCGGCAGCAAATCGTTCGGATCATTTGGAACTTTTAAAAACTTACCCTGATGGAGGACATGGAAGCTTTAGCATCCGTTCGGCTCCAGTGGATAGCAAATTGATCCAATTAACTCAACAAAGTGGACGATGGCTCCAGACGGGCGATATCGATGGTGTGGTACTTAATCATACGGCGCATGCGTTATTTCCAAACATTAACGTTGGCGATCCAATCGATTTGACCGTAAATGGAGGTCCTGTTACTTTGCATGTTGTTGGCATTGCGCGGGAAATCATAACGCCCGCATCAGCATACGTATCACCGGATACATTCGCCAAAATCATGGGTAAATCGGGGCAAACCAATGCCTTACGAATCGTCATGAATCATCACGATGCGAATAGCATCAGTTCAATAACTAAAGACATCGAGTTTGCTTTAGAAAAGGAACATGTAAGCGTGAAAGCCGACATCTCGGAAACAAGACTGGACTCGGCGCTTAATGGTCATGTGTATATTCTCATTTTTGCATTGATTGTCATGGCAGTGTTGATGGCTTTTGTCGGAGGGCTGGGCCTTATGTCTACTATGGCAATTAATGTAGTAGAGCGTACCCGAGAATTCGGCATTATGCGCACCATTGGAGGTAAATCGGCTACGGTAATACGTAACGTTATAAGTGAAGGGCTCTTCATCGGCCTCATTAGTTGGGCGATCTCTATTGTGCTTTCGCTTCCAATGTCCTACTTCGTTGGCAGATTGATCGGCAATTTATCATTTAAATTACCGCTTCCCTTGGAATTGTCGCATGTGGCTGCAGCTATTTGGTTAACGATTATTGTTCTGGGATCCATCGCAGCAAGTGCTTATCCAGCTTGGCAGGCATCACGATTGACTATTCGGGAAACACTCGCTCATATTTAG
- a CDS encoding TetR/AcrR family transcriptional regulator gives MTAKKEDRRVQRTRGMLFEALMDLIVEKGYDAITIQDIIDRANIGRSTFYSHFLDKEQLLLENVDQLREFLKEQRVIPSSQGEPGEYRFGFSLAMIQHVQSHKLIFRAVAGKQSGVLVIYHIKRMLTEIAREEIAAFLPSSTPPIIPQEVATEFVVNTFWSIVTWWMEQSRPYSAKEIDQMFHKLALSGISALEN, from the coding sequence ATGACAGCCAAAAAGGAAGACAGGCGAGTGCAGCGCACGCGAGGCATGCTGTTTGAAGCATTAATGGACCTTATCGTGGAAAAAGGGTACGACGCCATTACGATACAAGACATTATTGATCGGGCAAACATTGGTCGTTCGACCTTTTATTCTCATTTCCTAGATAAAGAGCAGCTTCTATTGGAAAACGTCGACCAACTTCGAGAATTTCTTAAGGAGCAACGTGTCATCCCTTCCTCACAGGGAGAGCCAGGCGAGTATCGATTCGGTTTCAGCTTAGCCATGATTCAGCATGTGCAAAGCCATAAACTTATTTTTAGAGCGGTAGCCGGCAAACAAAGCGGGGTTCTTGTCATCTATCACATCAAACGTATGCTTACTGAAATAGCACGTGAAGAAATTGCAGCATTTCTGCCAAGCTCCACTCCCCCCATCATTCCGCAAGAAGTTGCAACCGAATTTGTTGTCAATACATTTTGGTCCATTGTAACTTGGTGGATGGAACAGAGCAGGCCATACTCTGCAAAAGAGATCGATCAAATGTTTCATAAATTAGCACTTTCGGGCATTAGTGCGCTTGAAAACTAA
- a CDS encoding ABC-ATPase domain-containing protein, with protein MISDPTYWYNDVAYYIERTHKLTLDKPCITIKIPFDRLGLDENTNSVVLSDFALREWVHHIAALNKLIYNRSRSDKENGAFYCFRPTNVVLKRNASYVEKISDKSYLCLMITVQLPFKNNDKAMRMLCKMLPKEVDEFILEFDHNKLNAAVELENKQNLIREWLKASRYCAFIANGSILPRNKDNSGPLEVALSFISPADIEIEIEIFGCRGMGIKRGVTVITGGGYSGKSTMLDALNSGIYNHCLGDGRELVITDQTAMEISAEEGRSIKNINITPFIKWIPNGSAEQFSTDYASGSTSQAANIMEAIDYGCKLLLIDEDRSATNFMIQDIKMRSLIKREPITPFTERVRELYESVGVSSVLVIGGSGEFLSVADQVILMDNFVPENVTQEAKRLCEHDKPRERTPFTNWEIERKISADRFSSYPQGNGTEKLMVSTMGYIVIGDEQIDIRGLYNITSNAQLVAIAFLIRKLAISNQDNVIFIHEKIKEALEDMEREGLDTVFSSFFPGFERWLELPRINEVLSVFNRMKHLNFI; from the coding sequence ATGATATCTGATCCAACCTATTGGTATAATGATGTTGCTTATTACATTGAACGGACGCATAAACTCACTCTGGATAAACCATGTATCACCATAAAAATACCTTTTGACCGTCTCGGCTTAGACGAAAATACCAATTCAGTTGTTCTCTCCGATTTTGCATTAAGAGAATGGGTTCATCATATTGCGGCATTAAATAAATTGATTTATAACCGGTCACGTTCTGATAAGGAAAATGGTGCATTTTATTGTTTCCGACCAACGAATGTGGTGTTAAAACGTAATGCATCCTATGTCGAAAAAATTTCGGATAAATCGTATTTGTGTTTAATGATTACAGTCCAACTTCCATTTAAGAACAACGATAAGGCGATGCGTATGCTTTGCAAGATGCTTCCAAAAGAAGTGGATGAGTTCATATTAGAGTTTGATCACAACAAATTAAATGCTGCTGTCGAATTGGAAAATAAACAGAATTTGATTCGCGAATGGCTGAAAGCCAGTAGATACTGTGCATTTATTGCCAATGGCAGCATTTTACCAAGAAATAAAGACAATAGCGGTCCTCTGGAGGTGGCACTGTCCTTTATATCCCCGGCAGATATTGAAATTGAAATTGAAATTTTTGGTTGTAGAGGAATGGGAATAAAACGTGGTGTGACCGTCATCACTGGCGGCGGCTATTCGGGTAAGAGCACAATGTTGGATGCGCTAAATTCGGGGATTTACAATCATTGCCTTGGCGACGGACGAGAATTAGTGATTACAGACCAAACTGCAATGGAAATATCGGCTGAGGAAGGTCGTTCCATTAAAAATATCAATATCACGCCTTTCATAAAATGGATACCTAATGGTTCGGCTGAACAGTTTTCAACTGACTATGCCTCAGGTTCCACATCGCAAGCCGCGAATATTATGGAGGCAATCGACTACGGGTGTAAGCTTCTTCTTATTGATGAGGACAGAAGTGCCACGAATTTTATGATACAAGACATCAAAATGCGTTCATTAATCAAACGTGAGCCTATAACCCCTTTTACGGAACGGGTTAGGGAACTTTATGAATCAGTCGGCGTTTCTTCCGTCTTGGTCATTGGTGGAAGCGGTGAATTTTTATCCGTTGCCGATCAAGTCATCCTGATGGACAATTTCGTGCCAGAAAACGTGACGCAGGAAGCCAAACGTTTATGTGAACACGACAAACCACGCGAACGGACTCCCTTTACAAATTGGGAAATAGAGAGAAAGATTAGCGCAGATCGCTTTTCGAGTTATCCACAAGGAAATGGTACAGAAAAGCTGATGGTTTCAACCATGGGATACATCGTGATAGGTGATGAACAAATTGATATCAGAGGGCTTTACAACATCACATCAAACGCCCAACTTGTAGCTATTGCCTTTTTGATTCGAAAACTTGCTATAAGTAATCAGGATAACGTCATTTTTATTCACGAAAAGATTAAAGAAGCTCTTGAAGATATGGAAAGGGAAGGCTTAGATACTGTATTTTCTTCCTTTTTTCCTGGATTCGAAAGATGGCTTGAATTACCAAGAATCAATGAAGTATTATCTGTTTTTAACAGAATGAAACATTTGAATTTTATTTAG
- a CDS encoding ABC transporter permease, whose translation METTKRHFFSDMSVMLGRSMLHISRSMDTIITVTVMPIAFMLLFVYVFGGAIQTGTDHYVNYLLPGILLIAIASGVAYTAFRLFTDVQRGIFERFHTMPISRSTLLWGHVLTSLVSNAISVVVIILVALLMGFRSSAGVLPWLAVAGILALFTLALTWVAAIAGLSAKTVDGASAFSYPIIFLPFISSAFVPTKSMPTIVRIFAENQPVTSIVESIRALLSGQPLDNDIWIALAWCLGVMFLAYMFAMRVYKKRV comes from the coding sequence ATGGAGACGACAAAGCGTCACTTTTTCAGCGATATGAGCGTCATGCTCGGACGGTCCATGCTTCATATCTCCCGCAGCATGGACACCATTATAACGGTCACCGTCATGCCGATCGCTTTTATGCTGCTGTTCGTCTATGTGTTCGGCGGCGCCATTCAAACCGGAACGGATCATTATGTGAATTACCTGCTGCCTGGTATCCTGCTGATCGCGATTGCTAGCGGTGTGGCCTACACGGCTTTCCGCCTGTTTACTGATGTCCAGCGTGGTATATTCGAGCGGTTTCACACCATGCCGATTTCTCGATCCACCTTATTGTGGGGGCATGTCCTAACCTCGCTGGTATCCAATGCCATTTCAGTTGTTGTCATCATACTCGTAGCATTACTTATGGGCTTTCGTTCTTCTGCAGGAGTACTGCCATGGCTTGCTGTAGCCGGCATACTCGCTCTGTTTACATTGGCTTTGACTTGGGTCGCAGCTATAGCAGGACTATCCGCCAAAACAGTTGATGGCGCAAGCGCCTTTTCCTACCCCATTATCTTCCTGCCTTTTATCAGCTCCGCATTTGTACCAACCAAGTCGATGCCGACCATCGTTCGCATCTTTGCCGAAAACCAGCCGGTGACCTCGATCGTAGAATCTATCCGCGCATTGCTGTCGGGTCAGCCTTTAGATAACGATATTTGGATTGCTCTTGCGTGGTGCCTCGGAGTTATGTTCTTGGCTTATATGTTTGCGATGCGGGTGTATAAAAAGAGAGTATAA
- a CDS encoding LysR family transcriptional regulator has translation MNTDFLVSFMETARLKSIAKASEALHISHTALSKQLRSLEKQYDVQLFVRSSQGVELTGAGKVMYDASIRLLDQLSALEDGLKPFKVWSRIKIASVPDIATRYLMSGLPKLQEQGYEVEIVYRQSTKEAYKLLIDGEVDLAVAERVSTHPSIWSGELQKEMFYVVMPKEHPLSRQMEITLMELSKQPLILYHEGCTIRAALTQMFEAHKTSMQIITEVGFSEVILGYVGNGSGVTVLPEALVSQMYSDRFVYRPLNHPDAHRTIAVASMNQAKGQRILRLIG, from the coding sequence ATGAACACAGATTTTTTGGTAAGTTTCATGGAAACGGCCCGCTTAAAAAGCATAGCTAAGGCGAGCGAAGCTTTACATATAAGTCATACTGCGCTCAGCAAGCAATTGAGGAGTTTGGAAAAGCAGTACGATGTACAGCTTTTTGTCCGTTCTTCGCAAGGTGTCGAACTAACAGGAGCCGGAAAGGTCATGTATGATGCCTCGATCCGGCTGTTAGATCAATTATCTGCTTTGGAGGATGGATTGAAACCATTTAAAGTGTGGAGTCGCATTAAAATTGCATCAGTTCCGGATATCGCTACTAGGTATCTGATGTCCGGGCTTCCCAAACTGCAGGAACAGGGCTATGAAGTGGAAATCGTATATCGGCAATCAACGAAAGAAGCTTACAAGCTGCTGATCGACGGGGAAGTTGATTTGGCTGTTGCCGAACGCGTCTCCACACATCCGTCCATATGGAGCGGGGAGTTACAAAAAGAGATGTTTTATGTGGTTATGCCGAAAGAGCATCCATTATCCAGACAGATGGAAATCACGTTGATGGAGTTAAGCAAACAGCCTCTTATTCTCTATCACGAAGGATGTACGATCCGAGCAGCTTTGACCCAGATGTTCGAAGCCCATAAGACGTCCATGCAAATCATAACCGAGGTCGGCTTCAGTGAAGTCATCCTCGGTTATGTAGGGAATGGGTCAGGAGTCACGGTGTTACCAGAAGCTCTTGTATCCCAGATGTACTCCGATCGGTTCGTGTATCGACCCTTAAATCATCCGGATGCTCACCGGACCATTGCCGTGGCTAGCATGAACCAGGCAAAGGGCCAGCGCATTTTACGACTGATCGGTTAG
- a CDS encoding VOC family protein has translation MDSIRIGVSNLEKSIQWYASYLGFETIQQTGTYAILRGKEESVIMLEKLPSPKT, from the coding sequence ATGGACTCGATTCGCATCGGAGTTTCAAATCTGGAAAAATCGATTCAATGGTATGCAAGTTATCTAGGGTTTGAAACGATTCAACAGACTGGGACATATGCAATTTTAAGGGGCAAAGAGGAATCAGTGATTATGCTTGAGAAATTACCTAGCCCTAAAACTTGA
- a CDS encoding ABC transporter ATP-binding protein, with product MSQQTLSREKRNEASLQSEPIITVNRVSKWYDTPSGSFMALREVSLQVQKGEFVAVVGKSGSGKSTLINLITGIDTPSSGEVIVASKAVHALNQEQLAIWRGVNVGVIFQFFQLLPTLTVAENVMLPMDFCKTYPARERRARAVSLLRKVGIAEQADKLPSDLSGGQQQRAAIARALANDPSILVADEPTGNLDSGTSDDVMQLFANLAMEGKTVVMVTHERDLSRYFSRTIMLADGAVVTEAPMKAEAKLS from the coding sequence ATGAGCCAACAAACACTCAGTCGAGAAAAAAGAAATGAAGCATCATTACAGAGTGAACCGATCATAACAGTAAATCGGGTCTCTAAATGGTATGACACGCCCTCCGGTTCTTTTATGGCTCTAAGAGAAGTAAGCCTGCAGGTTCAGAAAGGTGAATTTGTCGCTGTTGTCGGCAAATCAGGCAGTGGGAAATCGACTTTAATCAATTTGATTACCGGTATCGATACGCCTTCTTCCGGAGAAGTAATTGTGGCCTCTAAGGCTGTACACGCTCTAAATCAGGAACAGCTAGCCATTTGGCGAGGAGTCAATGTCGGCGTCATCTTTCAATTCTTTCAATTACTGCCGACTCTGACAGTTGCGGAAAATGTCATGCTGCCCATGGATTTTTGCAAAACATATCCAGCACGTGAACGGCGAGCAAGAGCTGTTTCTTTGTTGAGAAAGGTTGGAATTGCTGAACAAGCGGATAAACTGCCTTCCGATTTGTCGGGAGGTCAACAACAACGCGCAGCAATCGCACGGGCTCTTGCCAACGATCCTTCTATACTTGTAGCCGACGAGCCGACTGGCAATCTTGATTCCGGGACATCAGATGACGTTATGCAATTATTCGCGAATCTGGCGATGGAAGGAAAGACGGTCGTCATGGTGACGCACGAGCGTGATTTAAGCAGATACTTTTCAAGGACGATCATGTTAGCTGATGGGGCTGTCGTCACCGAAGCACCTATGAAAGCGGAGGCGAAGTTGTCATGA
- a CDS encoding VOC family protein: MIKGFGGIFWRTKNLEVVKKWYSEVLRIEIENWNGTMIRPQAGNETIFSFFTEDDSYFPTDQQVMLNFQVHNLDETMKHLEQIGVPLAKEKEISEFGTFIWIEDPEGRLVELWEK; this comes from the coding sequence ATGATAAAAGGTTTTGGAGGAATATTCTGGAGGACTAAGAATCTAGAAGTTGTGAAAAAGTGGTACAGTGAAGTGCTGAGGATTGAAATCGAAAATTGGAATGGAACTATGATAAGACCCCAAGCAGGAAATGAGACGATTTTTTCTTTCTTTACCGAGGATGACAGTTATTTTCCAACAGACCAACAAGTGATGTTAAATTTTCAAGTACATAATCTAGACGAGACGATGAAGCATCTTGAACAAATTGGCGTACCTCTCGCAAAAGAAAAAGAGATTAGTGAATTTGGAACATTTATCTGGATTGAAGACCCTGAAGGCCGACTGGTTGAGCTTTGGGAGAAATAA